Proteins encoded in a region of the Sulfurimonas marina genome:
- a CDS encoding sulfate adenylyltransferase has translation MTSSRKNKTLYIDKEAASALELVKDGLLLPVTKLMNEAESKEVLRTGLIDGKTFPFPFILAPSGKKNEEVIKSLKKGEEVLILCDGEEYATLIVEEFFAIDPKERVKQIYGTDDPSHPGVMTTFKRLGNFALCGEYEIINKKPNESKESIEKAKELLGAKHVTSLVMGANPLHRAHEKLIRQTLENTDLLVIFLLKPYDNANLSFDIRKEALEYFINNYLPKSKVIIVPLENSYIFAGYNEIIIDAIVAKNYGCNRLTIGRNHAGLGMFYDCNSNKSIVDRVMGIDIDITVASEYVYCDQCRTLVSKNTCPHGQHHQISYHADSILEILEYGLLPPAVLIRKEISSFILSKLFVNRFKNLEKLYYDTFPVTGLLEEHTEKDFYLELMKLYQTTSLT, from the coding sequence ATGACATCATCAAGAAAAAATAAAACCCTATATATTGATAAAGAGGCTGCTTCAGCATTAGAGTTGGTAAAAGACGGTTTATTACTACCGGTTACAAAACTAATGAATGAAGCTGAATCTAAAGAGGTTCTGCGTACAGGACTTATTGATGGTAAAACTTTCCCTTTCCCATTTATTTTAGCTCCATCAGGGAAAAAAAATGAAGAGGTGATCAAGTCACTAAAAAAAGGTGAAGAGGTCCTAATACTTTGTGACGGTGAAGAGTATGCAACATTAATAGTTGAAGAGTTCTTTGCGATCGATCCAAAAGAGCGTGTTAAACAAATCTATGGTACAGATGATCCTTCACATCCTGGTGTTATGACTACATTTAAAAGACTTGGAAATTTTGCTTTATGCGGTGAGTATGAAATCATTAACAAAAAACCGAATGAATCTAAAGAGAGTATTGAAAAAGCAAAAGAGTTACTCGGTGCAAAACATGTAACTTCACTGGTTATGGGAGCTAACCCACTTCACCGTGCACATGAGAAACTGATTCGTCAAACATTAGAGAATACAGATCTTTTGGTTATATTCTTACTGAAGCCTTACGATAATGCAAACCTTAGTTTTGATATTAGAAAAGAGGCACTTGAGTACTTTATAAACAACTATCTTCCAAAAAGTAAGGTTATCATCGTACCTTTAGAAAACAGTTATATTTTTGCAGGCTATAATGAGATCATCATTGATGCTATTGTTGCAAAAAATTATGGATGTAATAGACTAACAATCGGGCGTAACCATGCCGGACTTGGAATGTTTTATGATTGTAATTCAAATAAATCTATTGTAGACAGAGTAATGGGAATCGATATAGATATTACTGTTGCAAGTGAATATGTTTACTGCGATCAATGTAGAACACTTGTAAGTAAAAACACATGTCCTCACGGACAGCATCACCAGATCTCTTACCATGCAGATTCGATTTTAGAGATACTTGAGTATGGACTTTTACCGCCTGCGGTACTTATAAGAAAAGAGATCTCTTCGTTTATATTATCGAAACTGTTTGTCAACCGATTT
- a CDS encoding bifunctional 2-C-methyl-D-erythritol 4-phosphate cytidylyltransferase/2-C-methyl-D-erythritol 2,4-cyclodiphosphate synthase, giving the protein MSNLTLVLLAAGNSTRFEMEVKKQWLRIEDKPLWYYVAQNFEKTQNFSKIIIVASDEDITFMKNYASYHFVVGGTTRQQSLKNALSHVDSEYVLVSDIARACVSEELLNNIIKNHTDADCIVPYLKATDTIVYDNATIDRDKVKRLQTPQLSKTEVLRSALETEEEFTDESSAIVAHGGSRKLILGDEQTHKITYIEDLNKIPCLEAPSNDILTGNGFDVHAFDDKGEMWLGGVKIDSDFGFKAHSDGDVAIHSLIDALLGAAGMGDIGMMFPDNDDQYKGIDSKELLRRVVTKINNFGYVIVNVDLTIAAQKPRIGSYKDKMRETLASVMKIEKSKINVKATTTEKLGFIGRAEGVGVWSNANLKYFNWKI; this is encoded by the coding sequence TTGTCTAACTTGACACTTGTATTACTTGCTGCTGGAAACTCGACCAGATTTGAGATGGAAGTTAAAAAGCAATGGCTGCGTATTGAAGATAAACCGTTATGGTACTATGTTGCACAAAATTTTGAAAAAACACAAAATTTTTCAAAGATAATTATCGTTGCTTCAGATGAAGATATTACATTTATGAAAAATTATGCTTCATACCATTTTGTAGTAGGTGGTACAACAAGACAACAATCACTAAAGAATGCGTTATCTCATGTTGATAGTGAATATGTTTTAGTAAGTGATATTGCTAGAGCATGTGTAAGTGAAGAACTTTTAAACAACATTATTAAGAATCATACTGACGCAGATTGTATTGTTCCCTATCTTAAAGCGACAGATACTATAGTATATGATAATGCTACTATAGATAGAGATAAAGTTAAACGCTTACAAACACCGCAACTCTCAAAAACAGAAGTTTTACGAAGTGCTCTTGAAACAGAAGAGGAGTTTACTGATGAAAGTAGTGCTATCGTTGCACACGGAGGTTCAAGAAAACTCATTTTAGGTGATGAACAAACACATAAGATCACTTATATTGAGGACTTGAACAAAATACCGTGTTTAGAAGCACCATCAAATGATATTTTAACTGGAAATGGGTTTGATGTTCATGCTTTTGATGATAAAGGTGAAATGTGGCTAGGCGGAGTAAAAATCGATTCCGATTTTGGATTCAAAGCACATAGTGATGGAGATGTAGCGATACATTCCCTTATAGATGCCCTGCTAGGTGCTGCCGGAATGGGAGATATCGGAATGATGTTTCCAGATAATGATGATCAATATAAAGGGATAGACTCTAAAGAGTTACTCAGAAGAGTTGTGACAAAAATAAATAATTTTGGCTATGTAATAGTCAATGTTGATCTCACTATTGCGGCACAAAAGCCACGTATAGGTTCATATAAAGATAAGATGAGAGAAACTCTTGCATCTGTTATGAAAATTGAAAAGTCTAAGATCAATGTAAAAGCGACAACGACTGAAAAGCTTGGATTTATAGGAAGAGCTGAAGGTGTTGGCGTTTGGTCAAATGCAAATTTAAAATATTTTAATTGGAAGATATAA
- the thiC gene encoding phosphomethylpyrimidine synthase ThiC produces the protein MRSSWVKERENDSVRTQMYYAKKGIITQEMEYVAKIEDLSPELVRSEIARGRLIIPANVNHTALEPMAIGLAAKCKINANIGSSAIASDVQGEIEKVQVSQHYKADTAMDLSTGGDLDEIRKAVIENSKIPIGTVPIYQILHDVNNKIEDLSIEVMLEVLERQAKQGVSYFTIHAGFLLETMPKVAKRKMGIVSRGGSLMAAWMMHYHRENPFYTAFDDILDICAKYDVSLSLGDSLRPGCLADASDDAQLGELKVLGELTLRAWEKNVQVMIEGPGHVPLNQIERNMKIQRELCHEAPFYILGPLVTDIAAGYDHISSAIGAAVGGWHGASMLCYVTPKEHLGLPNADDVREGIIAYKIAAHAADIARGRKGARDVDDEMSDARYTFDWEKQFELALDSERAREYHDETLPQDVFKEAEFCSMCGPKFCSYKITQDIMDNPEAIAKIAEEAKLAEAH, from the coding sequence ATGAGATCTTCATGGGTAAAAGAGCGTGAGAATGATTCTGTTCGTACACAGATGTATTACGCTAAAAAAGGCATTATTACACAAGAGATGGAATATGTCGCAAAAATCGAAGACTTGTCTCCTGAACTAGTTCGTAGTGAGATAGCTCGTGGAAGGCTTATTATCCCGGCTAATGTGAATCACACTGCACTAGAACCAATGGCTATCGGTCTTGCAGCTAAATGTAAGATCAATGCAAACATAGGTTCATCTGCAATAGCATCAGATGTTCAGGGTGAGATAGAAAAAGTTCAAGTATCACAGCACTATAAAGCAGATACTGCAATGGACCTCTCAACTGGTGGGGATCTTGATGAGATCAGAAAAGCGGTTATTGAGAACTCTAAGATTCCTATCGGAACAGTACCTATCTATCAAATTTTACACGATGTTAATAATAAGATTGAAGACCTTTCAATTGAAGTTATGCTTGAAGTATTAGAGCGTCAAGCAAAACAAGGTGTATCTTACTTTACTATTCACGCTGGTTTCTTACTTGAAACTATGCCGAAAGTTGCAAAACGTAAGATGGGTATCGTATCTCGCGGTGGTTCACTTATGGCTGCTTGGATGATGCACTACCATAGAGAGAATCCTTTCTATACAGCATTTGATGATATCTTAGATATCTGTGCTAAATATGATGTGTCTCTTTCTCTTGGTGATTCACTTCGCCCGGGTTGTTTAGCTGATGCTTCTGATGATGCACAGTTAGGGGAGTTAAAAGTTCTTGGTGAGCTTACACTTCGTGCTTGGGAGAAAAATGTTCAAGTTATGATCGAGGGTCCTGGACACGTTCCACTCAACCAAATTGAACGTAATATGAAGATTCAAAGAGAGCTTTGTCATGAGGCACCTTTCTATATTCTTGGACCGCTTGTAACTGATATTGCTGCTGGATATGACCATATCTCATCTGCAATCGGTGCTGCTGTTGGTGGATGGCACGGTGCTTCTATGTTATGTTATGTAACTCCAAAAGAGCACTTAGGTCTTCCAAATGCGGATGATGTTCGTGAAGGTATTATCGCTTATAAAATTGCAGCTCATGCTGCTGATATTGCTCGCGGACGTAAAGGTGCGAGAGATGTTGATGATGAGATGAGTGATGCACGTTATACGTTTGACTGGGAAAAACAGTTTGAATTAGCGCTTGACTCTGAAAGAGCTCGTGAGTACCACGATGAAACTCTTCCTCAGGATGTGTTTAAAGAAGCAGAATTCTGTTCAATGTGTGGACCGAAATTCTGTTCTTATAAAATCACACAAGATATTATGGATAATCCTGAAGCGATCGCAAAAATTGCTGAGGAAGCGAAATTAGCGGAAGCTCACTAG
- a CDS encoding response regulator produces MKILIIENEVYLAQSIATKLGELGHVCEMCTSTKDAIRGNNYDVVLLSTNINGQDFNPVIETFKNSIVILMVSYISNDTVSKPLSAGAKDYILKPFMIEELVRKIDHYQDYERLKKRNLAYEKYLDYTFANAKNEISLENVELPLFISSNFQKYADAFAFEYAKQQNLPIHFVTLSDPKALTEIENLPQNSIIYLIDYQALKKTDKKNFCELIADKKAIISSTDKIDEVEHRIIEIKSESNVFDKNEILPIEDYVKYIVLNYQDKYPDTELSKKLGISRKSLWEKRKKYDIIKKK; encoded by the coding sequence GTGAAGATATTAATTATAGAGAATGAAGTATATTTAGCACAAAGTATAGCGACAAAGCTAGGTGAACTTGGACATGTATGTGAAATGTGTACATCAACAAAAGATGCGATTCGTGGCAATAATTACGATGTAGTCCTTTTATCTACCAATATCAATGGTCAAGATTTTAACCCTGTTATTGAAACATTTAAAAACTCTATCGTTATTTTAATGGTTTCATACATTAGTAACGATACAGTTTCTAAACCGTTAAGTGCAGGAGCAAAAGATTATATTTTAAAACCTTTTATGATCGAAGAGCTTGTAAGAAAGATAGACCATTATCAAGATTATGAAAGATTGAAAAAGCGTAATTTAGCATATGAAAAATATCTTGACTATACATTTGCAAATGCTAAAAATGAAATCTCTTTGGAAAATGTGGAACTTCCGCTCTTTATCTCTTCAAATTTTCAAAAATATGCAGATGCTTTTGCATTTGAATATGCTAAACAACAGAACCTACCTATACATTTTGTAACACTTAGTGATCCAAAAGCGTTAACAGAGATCGAAAACCTCCCACAAAACAGTATAATTTATCTTATAGATTATCAGGCTTTGAAGAAAACTGATAAGAAAAACTTTTGTGAACTGATAGCGGATAAAAAAGCGATCATATCTTCAACAGATAAGATCGATGAAGTTGAGCACAGAATTATTGAGATAAAAAGTGAGAGTAACGTATTTGATAAGAATGAGATACTCCCAATTGAAGACTATGTAAAATATATAGTATTAAATTATCAAGATAAGTACCCTGACACTGAACTTTCTAAAAAACTAGGCATCAGTCGTAAAAGCTTATGGGAGAAACGTAAGAAATATGACATCATCAAGAAAAAATAA
- a CDS encoding Mrp/NBP35 family ATP-binding protein, with product MTEEIVKSALSKVMYPGFTKDIVTFGFVKDIVINGSDVSFTVDITSSAPEVAQQITDEATTELKRAGAANVNVNIKAPVMPRESSSRGKNIAPQVKNFLMVSSGKGGVGKSTSSVNIAVSLAKMGKKVGLLDADIYGPNVPRMLGVSDVKPEVNGNKVLPIKAYGIEMMSMGSLMEEGQSLIWRGAMIMKAIEQFLRDILWSELDVLVIDMPPGTGDAQLTLAQSVPVTAGLTVTTPQTVSLDDSRRSLDMFKKLNIPIAGIVENMSGFIAPDTGVEYDIFGKGTSEPMAKEFDTEVITEVPIEPAIRTGGDEGKPVSFVAPESESAKRYMKAAESIWAFIEDINEKGGVDNAAVQPTTPPGVSACSTGGASQAAPQQSSGGSCGTGCGCH from the coding sequence ATGACTGAAGAAATTGTAAAATCAGCACTTTCAAAAGTTATGTATCCGGGTTTTACTAAGGATATCGTGACTTTTGGTTTTGTAAAAGATATTGTAATTAACGGAAGTGATGTTAGCTTTACTGTTGATATCACTTCATCAGCTCCTGAAGTAGCACAACAAATTACTGATGAAGCTACTACAGAGCTAAAAAGAGCAGGTGCAGCAAATGTAAATGTAAACATTAAAGCGCCTGTAATGCCAAGAGAGTCTTCATCTCGTGGTAAAAACATCGCTCCACAAGTGAAAAACTTCCTAATGGTAAGTTCTGGTAAAGGTGGTGTGGGTAAATCTACTTCATCTGTAAACATTGCTGTATCATTAGCAAAAATGGGTAAAAAAGTTGGCCTTTTAGATGCAGATATCTATGGTCCAAACGTTCCTCGTATGCTTGGTGTATCTGATGTGAAACCTGAAGTAAACGGGAATAAAGTTCTTCCAATTAAAGCTTATGGTATCGAGATGATGTCTATGGGTTCACTTATGGAAGAGGGACAGTCTTTAATCTGGCGTGGTGCTATGATTATGAAGGCTATCGAGCAATTCTTACGTGACATTTTATGGTCAGAACTGGATGTATTAGTTATCGATATGCCACCGGGAACAGGTGATGCACAGCTTACTTTAGCGCAAAGTGTACCTGTAACAGCCGGTTTAACTGTAACAACTCCACAGACTGTATCATTAGATGACTCTCGTCGTTCACTTGATATGTTCAAAAAACTTAACATTCCAATAGCGGGAATCGTTGAGAATATGAGTGGATTCATTGCACCTGATACTGGTGTTGAGTACGATATTTTCGGTAAAGGGACTTCTGAGCCAATGGCAAAAGAGTTCGATACTGAAGTAATTACTGAAGTACCAATCGAGCCAGCTATTAGAACTGGTGGTGATGAAGGGAAACCTGTAAGTTTTGTAGCACCTGAGAGTGAAAGTGCAAAACGTTATATGAAAGCTGCTGAGTCTATCTGGGCTTTCATTGAAGATATCAATGAAAAAGGCGGTGTAGATAACGCTGCTGTTCAACCAACTACACCTCCAGGTGTAAGTGCATGTTCAACTGGCGGAGCTTCACAAGCTGCACCACAACAATCAAGTGGCGGAAGCTGCGGAACAGGATGTGGTTGTCACTAA